A portion of the Bactrocera neohumeralis isolate Rockhampton chromosome 2, APGP_CSIRO_Bneo_wtdbg2-racon-allhic-juicebox.fasta_v2, whole genome shotgun sequence genome contains these proteins:
- the LOC126759685 gene encoding helix-loop-helix protein delilah, translating into MHDYTPLLGGSQRAVDDGKCSKTGSRKEKYALRERQKRRLGLASVVEMPKRSNHRDDMETATGQQRTASSTASKSKAPPLSKYRRKTANARERTRMREINTAFENLRHCVPPSIAVEEAGPTNEKLTKITTLRLAMKYIGLLTEVLHNPDFKGELPFDFLCANEEAVINQPTTVKPTMKMEPEIAVTASKSNKAANKATAAHKTKNAALPKAPKRLGKRKKKDVKSAPATQPSKRNTKSAQCRIPTQSSHTSSSISTSSFVTCSGDSLSSHSSSFLDSITSPSYSNSFVPAMAELNNLTLESDGESLHLSDPCNSPLQDKYDRLFGTGALNTRTSAEQTILGDIDTPLELSLQFLGTTPGSLDFSMEQPPTTCISPLVALDSFNPFSDFLHEYPEQASLDLFLT; encoded by the exons ATGCACGATTATACGCCATTACTAGGCGGCAGCCAGCGCGCTGTGGACGATGGTAAATGCAGTAAAACGGGTAGCCGCAAGGAGAAATATGCGCTGCGTGAGCGCCAAAAGCGGCGGCTTGGTTTGGCGAGTGTGGTCGAAATGCCGAAACGTTCAAACCACAGAG ATGATATGGAAACGGCCACAGGACAGCAGCGTACAGCAAGCAGCACAGCTTCCAAATCGAAAGCGCCGCCGCTCAGCAAATATCGACGGAAAACCGCCAATGCGCGCGAACGCACACGCATGCGTGAAATCAATACCGCATTCGAGAATTTGCGGCATTGTGTGCCGCCGAGCATAGCAGTCGAAGAGGCAGGACCGACCAATGAGAAACTAACGAAAATCACAACATTGCGTTTAGCCATGAAGTATATCGGTTTGCTAACAGAGGTGCTGCACAATCCCGACTTTAAAGGTGAATTGCCGTTCGACTTTTTATGTGCCAATGAGGAGGCAGTGATAAATCAACCCACAACCGTAAAGCCAACTATGAAAATGGAGCCCGAAATTGCTGTTACAGCATCAAAGAGCAACAAGGCAGCAAATAAAGCGACAGCGGCTCACAAAACGAAAAATGCTGCGCTGCCGAAGGCGCCAAAACGTTTGGGCAAGCGTAAAAAGAAAGATGTGAAATCCGCACCTGCCACACAGCCCAGTAAACGTAATACAAAGTCGGCGCAGTGTCGTATACCAACGCAATCAAGCCATACATCCTCGTCCATCTCCACCTCATCATTTGTTACCTGCAGTGGCGATTCACTCTCATCACACTCATCGAGCTTCCTCGATAGCATAACCAGTCCGAGTTATTCCAATAGTTTTGTGCCTGCTATGGCCGAACTTAACAATCTAACGCTCGAGTCAGATGGCGAGTCGCTCCATCTTTCGGATCCCTGCAACAGTCCTTTGCAAGATAAATACGACAGGCTCTTTGGTACTGGCGCTTTGAATACCCGCACGTCGGCGGAACAAACAATTTTAGGTGATATCGATACGCCGCTAGAGCTGAGCTTACAGTTCCTTGGCACAACACCTGGCTCACTGGACTTCTCTATGGAGCAGCCACCGACGACATGCATTAGTCCGCTTGTGGCTTTGGACTCATTCAATCCATTTAGCGATTTTCTGCATGAATATCCAGAACAAGCATCATTAGACTTATTTCTGACATAA
- the LOC126755740 gene encoding uridine-cytidine kinase isoform X2: protein MDIDNTLLLPNSEHKSDIKTPFLIGVAGGTASGKSTVCKKIMIQLGQADMDQAQRQVVSISQDSFYRELTPAEKAKAKKGLFNFDHPDAFNENLMYDTLQEILKGRIVKVPCYDYRSNSLDHENKLTIYPADVVLFEGILVFYFPKIRDLFHMKLFVDTDSDTRLARRVPRDINERGRDLDAVLTQYMTFVKPAFEEFCSPTKKFADVIIPRGADNTVAIDLIVQHIADFLNNRSRYGSSTSISTNCTNVDHEHGNFNGIGFRGTATAASGGGDPDSFMAIRRYSSLCNELNMKDNVYFGKHQNMTHH from the exons ATGGATATCGACAATACTCTACTGCTGCCGAATAGCGAGCACAAATCTGACATAAAGACTCCATTTCTAATTGGTGTGGCTGGTGGAACTGCCAGTGGAAAA TCGACAGTATGCAAAAAAATCATGATACAACTCGGCCAAGCCGACATGGATCAAGCGCAACGACAA GTTGTCTCCATAAGTCAAGACAGCTTCTATCGTGAGCTAACGCCCGCTGAGAAAGCCAAAGCGAAGAAGGGCCTCTTCAATTTCGATCATCCTGatgcattcaatgaaaatttaatgtatgATACGTTGCAGGAAATATTGAAGGGCAGAATAGTCAAAGTGCCCTGCTATGATTATCGCTCAAATTCGCT TGATCATGAAAATAAGCTTACTATATACCCGGCTGATGTTGTATTATTCGAGGGCATACTCGTATTTTATTTTCCTAAAATACGCGACCTCTTTCACATGAAACTCTTCGTTGATACGGATTCTGATACGCGTTTGGCGCGCCGAG TGCCGCGTGATATCAACGAGCGTGGGCGTGATTTGGACGCAGTGCTGACTCAGTATATGACATTCGTCAAGCCTGCCTTTGAGGAGTTTTGCTCACCG aCTAAAAAATTCGCAGATGTTATAATACCGCGCGGTGCTGATAACACGG TGGCCATTGATCTGATTGTCCAGCATATAGCCGACTTTCTCAACAATCGTTCGCGTTACGGCTCGTCAACCAGCATCTCAACGAATTGCACGAACGTGGACCATGAGCATGGCAATTTCAACGGTATTGGATTTAGAGGTACTGCTACTGCTGCCAGTGGCGGCGGAG ATCCCGATTCATTCATGGCTATACGCCGTTATTCGTCGCTCTGCAACGAACTCAACATGAAGGATAATGTCTACTTCGGCAAGCATCAGAATATGACGCACCATTAG
- the LOC126755740 gene encoding uridine-cytidine kinase isoform X1: MDIDNTLLLPNSEHKSDIKTPFLIGVAGGTASGKSTVCKKIMIQLGQADMDQAQRQVVSISQDSFYRELTPAEKAKAKKGLFNFDHPDAFNENLMYDTLQEILKGRIVKVPCYDYRSNSLDHENKLTIYPADVVLFEGILVFYFPKIRDLFHMKLFVDTDSDTRLARRVPRDINERGRDLDAVLTQYMTFVKPAFEEFCSPTKKFADVIIPRGADNTVAIDLIVQHIADFLNNRSRYGSSTSISTNCTNVDHEHGNFNGIGFRGTATAASGGGGRPATADCTVRLIPPPRTNNNKHTKVNNAVSYIRPH; the protein is encoded by the exons ATGGATATCGACAATACTCTACTGCTGCCGAATAGCGAGCACAAATCTGACATAAAGACTCCATTTCTAATTGGTGTGGCTGGTGGAACTGCCAGTGGAAAA TCGACAGTATGCAAAAAAATCATGATACAACTCGGCCAAGCCGACATGGATCAAGCGCAACGACAA GTTGTCTCCATAAGTCAAGACAGCTTCTATCGTGAGCTAACGCCCGCTGAGAAAGCCAAAGCGAAGAAGGGCCTCTTCAATTTCGATCATCCTGatgcattcaatgaaaatttaatgtatgATACGTTGCAGGAAATATTGAAGGGCAGAATAGTCAAAGTGCCCTGCTATGATTATCGCTCAAATTCGCT TGATCATGAAAATAAGCTTACTATATACCCGGCTGATGTTGTATTATTCGAGGGCATACTCGTATTTTATTTTCCTAAAATACGCGACCTCTTTCACATGAAACTCTTCGTTGATACGGATTCTGATACGCGTTTGGCGCGCCGAG TGCCGCGTGATATCAACGAGCGTGGGCGTGATTTGGACGCAGTGCTGACTCAGTATATGACATTCGTCAAGCCTGCCTTTGAGGAGTTTTGCTCACCG aCTAAAAAATTCGCAGATGTTATAATACCGCGCGGTGCTGATAACACGG TGGCCATTGATCTGATTGTCCAGCATATAGCCGACTTTCTCAACAATCGTTCGCGTTACGGCTCGTCAACCAGCATCTCAACGAATTGCACGAACGTGGACCATGAGCATGGCAATTTCAACGGTATTGGATTTAGAGGTACTGCTACTGCTGCCAGTGGCGGCGGAGGTAGGCCGGCTACTGCCGATTGCACTGTGCGCTTAATACCGCCCCCACgtactaacaacaacaagcacacgaAAGTAAATAATGCTGTGTCCTATATAAGACCGCATTAA
- the LOC126755765 gene encoding zinc metalloproteinase nas-1 encodes MLVKLTISSSAVMFIFYVVALLTFSATHLQGTPVQNVSTAFIEKQGLIDLTRFGERIYGHPDKAAGEKLSNLEAYEMLNPEELGPYLEGDLLIPHGQKLIYRNGLTAYSARWPRGIVPYEIKGRFSQQELAVIDNAFQEYHNKTCIRFKPRSNERDYVVITGDSTGCWGSVGRLGGKQVVNLQPVSCFRKPGTPLHELMHALGFVHEHNRHERDSYIRVLRQNVKNGMLFNFDKASPSELYSYGVPYDYASVMHYSKRSFSKNGQPTIEVLKQTSDSSLMGQRIGFSKGDIAKLNAMYKCKTQ; translated from the exons ATGTTAGTCAAGCTTACGATCAGCTCTTCCGCAGTCATGTTTATATTTTACGTAGTCGCGCTTTTAACTTTTTCCGCTACACACCTGCAAGGTACACCGGTTCAAAATGTCTCCACTGCGTTTATCGAAAAACAGGGTCTAATTGATCTAACACGTTTCGGTGAACGCATATACGGCCACCCCGACAAGGCGGCTGGTGAAAAGCTCTCCAATCTCGAAGCGTACGAAATGCTGAATCCAGAGGAACTCGGTCCCTACCTAGAGGGGGATCTGCTCATACCGCATGGCCAAAAACTCATATACCGCAATGGTCTCACAGCATATAGTGCACGTTGGCCGAGAGGCATTGTACCCTATGAGATAAAGGGGCGTTTCAGTCAGCAAGAATTGGCGGTGATTGACAATGCCTTCCAGGAGTATCACAACAAAACGTGCATACGCTTCAAACCACGCTCCAATGAGCGCGATTATGTTGTAATCACAGGCGATAGTACCGGCTGTTGGGGAAGTGTGGGACGGTTGGGTGGCAAGCAGGTTGTGAATTTGCAGCCTGTTTCTTGCTTCCGTAAACCCGGCACGCCGCTGCATGAATTGATGCACGCACTCGGCTTCGTACATGAGCACAATCGACACGAACGCGATAGCTATATACGGGTGCTGCGTCAGAATGTTAAGAATGGCATGTTATTCAATTTTGATAAGGCTTCTCCGTCGGAGCTATACAGTTATGGTGTACCATATGATTATGCAAGTGTTATGCATTACTCGAAGAGAAGTTTCTCGAAGAATGGCCAGCCAACTATTGAGGTATTG AAACAAACGAGTGATTCGAGCTTGATGGGCCAACGGATCGGTTTCTCCAAAGGTGACATCGCCAAATTGAATGCAATGTACAAATGCAAAACACAATAA
- the LOC126755740 gene encoding uridine-cytidine kinase isoform X4, with product MDIDNTLLLPNSEHKSDIKTPFLIGVAGGTASGKSTVCKKIMIQLGQADMDQAQRQVVSISQDSFYRELTPAEKAKAKKGLFNFDHPDAFNENLMYDTLQEILKGRIVKVPCYDYRSNSLDHENKLTIYPADVVLFEGILVFYFPKIRDLFHMKLFVDTDSDTRLARRVPRDINERGRDLDAVLTQYMTFVKPAFEEFCSPTKKFADVIIPRGADNTVAIDLIVHHIGEILRPGGSTNNLNAYSSVHTAINNTADGMVREH from the exons ATGGATATCGACAATACTCTACTGCTGCCGAATAGCGAGCACAAATCTGACATAAAGACTCCATTTCTAATTGGTGTGGCTGGTGGAACTGCCAGTGGAAAA TCGACAGTATGCAAAAAAATCATGATACAACTCGGCCAAGCCGACATGGATCAAGCGCAACGACAA GTTGTCTCCATAAGTCAAGACAGCTTCTATCGTGAGCTAACGCCCGCTGAGAAAGCCAAAGCGAAGAAGGGCCTCTTCAATTTCGATCATCCTGatgcattcaatgaaaatttaatgtatgATACGTTGCAGGAAATATTGAAGGGCAGAATAGTCAAAGTGCCCTGCTATGATTATCGCTCAAATTCGCT TGATCATGAAAATAAGCTTACTATATACCCGGCTGATGTTGTATTATTCGAGGGCATACTCGTATTTTATTTTCCTAAAATACGCGACCTCTTTCACATGAAACTCTTCGTTGATACGGATTCTGATACGCGTTTGGCGCGCCGAG TGCCGCGTGATATCAACGAGCGTGGGCGTGATTTGGACGCAGTGCTGACTCAGTATATGACATTCGTCAAGCCTGCCTTTGAGGAGTTTTGCTCACCG aCTAAAAAATTCGCAGATGTTATAATACCGCGCGGTGCTGATAACACGG TTGCCATTGATCTCATTGTACATCATATCGGAGAAATTCTTAGACCCGGCGGCAGCACTAACAACCTAAATGCCTACTCGTCAGTGCACACAGCAATAAATAATACAGCTGACGGCATGGTGCGCGAACACTAG
- the LOC126755740 gene encoding uridine-cytidine kinase isoform X3: MDIDNTLLLPNSEHKSDIKTPFLIGVAGGTASGKSTVCKKIMIQLGQADMDQAQRQVVSISQDSFYRELTPAEKAKAKKGLFNFDHPDAFNENLMYDTLQEILKGRIVKVPCYDYRSNSLDHENKLTIYPADVVLFEGILVFYFPKIRDLFHMKLFVDTDSDTRLARRVPRDINERGRDLDAVLTQYMTFVKPAFEEFCSPTKKFADVIIPRGADNTVAIDLIVQHIADFLNNRSRYGSSTSISTNCTNVDHEHGNFNGIGFRDPDSFMAIRRYSSLCNELNMKDNVYFGKHQNMTHH, translated from the exons ATGGATATCGACAATACTCTACTGCTGCCGAATAGCGAGCACAAATCTGACATAAAGACTCCATTTCTAATTGGTGTGGCTGGTGGAACTGCCAGTGGAAAA TCGACAGTATGCAAAAAAATCATGATACAACTCGGCCAAGCCGACATGGATCAAGCGCAACGACAA GTTGTCTCCATAAGTCAAGACAGCTTCTATCGTGAGCTAACGCCCGCTGAGAAAGCCAAAGCGAAGAAGGGCCTCTTCAATTTCGATCATCCTGatgcattcaatgaaaatttaatgtatgATACGTTGCAGGAAATATTGAAGGGCAGAATAGTCAAAGTGCCCTGCTATGATTATCGCTCAAATTCGCT TGATCATGAAAATAAGCTTACTATATACCCGGCTGATGTTGTATTATTCGAGGGCATACTCGTATTTTATTTTCCTAAAATACGCGACCTCTTTCACATGAAACTCTTCGTTGATACGGATTCTGATACGCGTTTGGCGCGCCGAG TGCCGCGTGATATCAACGAGCGTGGGCGTGATTTGGACGCAGTGCTGACTCAGTATATGACATTCGTCAAGCCTGCCTTTGAGGAGTTTTGCTCACCG aCTAAAAAATTCGCAGATGTTATAATACCGCGCGGTGCTGATAACACGG TGGCCATTGATCTGATTGTCCAGCATATAGCCGACTTTCTCAACAATCGTTCGCGTTACGGCTCGTCAACCAGCATCTCAACGAATTGCACGAACGTGGACCATGAGCATGGCAATTTCAACGGTATTGGATTTAGAG ATCCCGATTCATTCATGGCTATACGCCGTTATTCGTCGCTCTGCAACGAACTCAACATGAAGGATAATGTCTACTTCGGCAAGCATCAGAATATGACGCACCATTAG